A stretch of Aureispira sp. CCB-E DNA encodes these proteins:
- a CDS encoding T9SS type A sorting domain-containing protein gives MKVLIVSLLVCCMPLTMFSQARVILNSDFETPTNPPNSFRFYHHSLVDGWSSTSSSGLMEFWRSPFNGVTSASGQQHIELNATQPSDLYVEICMFNNESFTWSFYHRGRSGLDSARLLIGPPGAEVQILRFGTGNTNWVQYSGNYTNTHGNTLIRILLQPISTASGNQTVGNFIDLVEITGLAPVVEFEKNAYSDTEASGGNIPNLIVNGRVPSGGLGVDLNITGGSASSSNDFNHTTTFIIPEGNYDGSPSSVVSIAPNFSVNDDFIDEPDEDVVLTLANPQGGLIISDANCDAQANRSTRYTILDEDITFPIELSSFTAFSDCEQTQLSWSTAMELNNNYFQIEHSVDGINWTKIGQVPSRGNSTETQHYDFLFKEIFVQNYFRLRQVDFDGSFSYSPIVTTKLTDCNLDANILVYPNPVHHSNTVSVKVNTLIKEPLQLRIIDMCGRLLMEEQVHQNRHDLNIEHLSPGVYQVLVETANTHFVRRLIIQ, from the coding sequence ATGAAAGTTCTAATCGTCTCGTTATTAGTCTGCTGCATGCCCCTAACCATGTTCAGCCAGGCTCGTGTTATTCTAAATTCTGATTTTGAAACCCCCACCAATCCCCCCAATTCCTTTAGATTCTACCATCATTCCCTAGTAGATGGTTGGAGCAGTACTTCTAGTTCTGGGTTGATGGAATTTTGGAGAAGTCCTTTTAATGGGGTAACCTCTGCTAGTGGTCAGCAACACATCGAATTAAATGCAACACAACCTTCGGATTTGTATGTTGAAATTTGTATGTTCAACAATGAATCTTTTACATGGTCATTTTACCATCGAGGTCGTTCTGGCTTAGATAGTGCTCGTTTGTTAATTGGTCCTCCTGGCGCTGAAGTCCAAATACTTCGTTTTGGAACAGGAAATACGAATTGGGTCCAATACTCTGGAAATTATACCAATACACATGGTAACACTCTAATTAGAATCCTCTTGCAGCCCATTAGTACGGCTTCAGGAAATCAAACTGTTGGCAACTTTATAGATTTGGTAGAAATTACAGGACTAGCTCCTGTCGTAGAATTTGAAAAAAATGCTTATAGTGACACAGAAGCTAGCGGTGGCAATATTCCTAATTTGATTGTAAATGGTCGTGTTCCATCTGGTGGTTTGGGTGTCGATTTGAATATAACCGGTGGTTCTGCATCTTCTTCAAATGACTTCAACCATACCACTACTTTTATCATTCCTGAAGGAAATTATGATGGTTCTCCTAGTTCGGTGGTAAGTATTGCGCCCAATTTTAGTGTCAACGACGATTTTATAGATGAACCAGACGAAGATGTCGTTCTTACACTTGCTAATCCGCAAGGAGGATTAATCATTAGTGATGCCAACTGTGATGCACAAGCCAATCGTTCTACAAGGTATACTATTCTAGATGAAGACATTACGTTCCCTATCGAACTTTCATCTTTTACAGCATTTAGTGATTGCGAACAGACGCAGTTGAGTTGGAGTACTGCAATGGAACTCAACAACAACTATTTCCAAATAGAGCACAGTGTGGATGGAATCAACTGGACTAAAATTGGTCAAGTTCCTAGTAGAGGCAACAGTACAGAAACACAACATTATGATTTTCTTTTCAAGGAAATATTTGTCCAGAACTATTTTAGGCTTCGACAAGTAGATTTTGATGGGAGCTTTAGTTACTCTCCCATTGTTACAACTAAACTTACTGATTGTAATTTAGATGCCAATATCTTGGTCTACCCCAATCCTGTTCACCACTCTAATACAGTCAGTGTTAAAGTAAACACATTGATAAAAGAGCCCTTACAACTAAGAATTATTGATATGTGTGGGCGGCTTTTGATGGAAGAACAAGTGCATCAAAATAGACATGATCTTAATATTGAGCACTTATCACCAGGAGTTTATCAGGTGTTGGTGGAGACAGCAAATACACATTTTGTTCGTCGATTAATCATTCAATAA
- the pdxH gene encoding pyridoxamine 5'-phosphate oxidase, whose amino-acid sequence MDENKMNIEDLREDYSLDVLEESDVFESPIRQFKKWFKEAQDTKTGEPNIMTLATANKEGVPSARIVLLKGVSEDGFCFYTNYDSHKGQELKENPNVSLVFFWEALQRQVRIQGMAYQLTEEQSTKYFQSRPKGSQIGAWASPQSQVLENRDILEKNVVQLSEQYANTDKLPKPPHWGGYIVKPYKVEFWQGRSSRLHDRLLYTLTDLNPAKWTIERLAP is encoded by the coding sequence ATGGACGAAAATAAAATGAATATAGAGGACTTACGAGAAGACTATAGTTTAGATGTTTTAGAAGAGTCAGATGTTTTTGAATCGCCAATTCGTCAATTTAAAAAATGGTTTAAAGAGGCACAGGATACGAAGACAGGAGAACCTAATATAATGACCTTAGCAACAGCAAACAAAGAAGGGGTTCCTTCTGCTCGTATTGTTTTATTGAAAGGAGTGAGCGAAGATGGCTTTTGTTTTTATACCAATTATGACAGCCACAAAGGACAAGAATTAAAAGAAAACCCCAATGTATCTTTGGTCTTTTTTTGGGAGGCATTGCAACGACAAGTTCGCATTCAAGGAATGGCTTACCAACTAACCGAAGAACAATCTACAAAATATTTTCAAAGTCGCCCCAAAGGAAGTCAAATCGGAGCTTGGGCATCGCCACAAAGCCAAGTCTTGGAGAATCGAGATATTTTGGAAAAAAATGTGGTTCAGTTATCAGAACAATACGCCAATACCGACAAGTTACCCAAACCGCCACATTGGGGAGGTTATATCGTAAAACCATATAAAGTAGAGTTTTGGCAGGGTAGAAGTAGCCGCTTGCACGATCGTTTATTATACACATTAACTGATTTAAATCCTGCAAAGTGGACCATAGAGCGTTTGGCTCCCTAA
- a CDS encoding EamA family transporter yields MNKKFILAHIAMFCVALIYASNFTIAKPVMAGSTPYVQPFGFIMMRVLAATSLFWLTHFFFIRERIDRKDIWRLAICGACGVAGNQLSFFYGLNLTTPINGALIMLTTPILVLLLSMLVFKEKLTGMKGGGIVLGLSGAMLLILSNKTDIPDAPNPMLGNIFVAINAAFYAVYLVLVKPLMSKYSPITTLKWVFLFGTIYVIPFGWNQMLAVDYPALPPSIVWSIAFVLFFVTYLAYLLNGSALSIVKASVSSTYIYLQPLLASIIAVAAGKDEITLMMVLAGFLIFIGVFLVSKRPKVETVPSSVEEDEEDLLPHLVQK; encoded by the coding sequence ATGAATAAGAAGTTTATTTTAGCACACATTGCGATGTTTTGTGTTGCCCTAATTTATGCCTCTAATTTTACGATTGCTAAACCAGTAATGGCAGGATCAACGCCTTATGTACAACCATTTGGATTTATTATGATGCGTGTTTTAGCAGCCACTAGTTTGTTTTGGTTAACACATTTCTTTTTTATTCGAGAACGAATTGATAGAAAAGATATTTGGAGGCTAGCAATTTGTGGAGCTTGTGGTGTTGCAGGAAATCAGCTATCTTTTTTTTATGGACTTAACCTCACCACCCCCATCAATGGAGCTTTAATTATGCTAACCACTCCCATCCTTGTTTTGCTGCTCTCAATGCTTGTTTTTAAAGAAAAACTAACTGGTATGAAAGGCGGAGGAATCGTTCTAGGTTTGTCTGGAGCTATGCTATTAATTCTAAGTAACAAAACAGACATTCCCGATGCTCCAAACCCTATGCTAGGAAATATTTTTGTTGCCATCAACGCCGCTTTTTACGCCGTCTATCTGGTTTTAGTAAAGCCATTGATGTCCAAATATTCCCCTATTACAACTTTAAAATGGGTCTTTTTATTTGGAACTATTTATGTCATCCCCTTTGGATGGAATCAAATGTTAGCCGTTGATTACCCTGCATTACCACCTTCTATTGTTTGGAGCATTGCTTTTGTATTATTCTTTGTTACCTATTTGGCTTATTTGCTAAATGGCTCTGCCCTATCTATTGTCAAGGCATCGGTATCTAGTACCTATATTTACTTGCAACCCTTGTTGGCAAGCATCATAGCCGTTGCCGCAGGAAAAGATGAAATTACCTTGATGATGGTTCTAGCAGGTTTCCTAATTTTTATTGGTGTCTTTTTAGTTTCCAAACGCCCTAAAGTAGAAACGGTTCCTTCATCTGTAGAAGAAGATGAAGAAGACTTATTGCCTCATTTAGTCCAAAAATAG
- a CDS encoding acyltransferase translates to MSSSLPTYLPVINSLRGIAATAICFYHFVLSTANYVEETWIRTFFYYGQYGVPLFFVISGIVLPWTMLKNNYILKHWTNFITKRLVRLEPPYLASLVLATMYLLFQTYRHYGTIEFSLFNFLLHLGYLIPFVKGQEWINPIYWSLAVEFQFYLFLSVALIFLKDHLWYRRWAMYVFIFGVSFISHEKALLFRWLPLFLVGILYVLKQYSIISLKEYFTISIFSLGLTYYLLGIPNLVVAIFTLIIVHYFPNYNPKYSNWLGKISYSIYLIHLIIGQALVNFLSHTYRLPYQKILVILLGYAVSVGAAWLLYQWVEKPSKQASKRIYYKSTKL, encoded by the coding sequence TTGTCTAGTTCTTTGCCAACATATTTGCCAGTAATCAATAGTCTACGAGGAATTGCAGCTACTGCTATTTGCTTTTATCATTTTGTTTTGAGTACAGCAAACTATGTGGAAGAAACATGGATAAGAACCTTCTTTTATTATGGTCAATATGGTGTCCCTTTGTTCTTTGTCATTTCAGGGATTGTCTTGCCTTGGACTATGCTCAAAAACAATTATATACTCAAGCATTGGACTAACTTCATAACCAAGCGTTTAGTTCGACTAGAGCCACCTTATCTAGCATCATTAGTATTAGCTACGATGTATCTACTATTTCAAACATATCGACACTATGGCACTATTGAATTTTCTCTTTTCAATTTCCTACTGCATTTGGGTTATCTCATACCATTTGTAAAAGGGCAAGAATGGATCAATCCCATCTATTGGTCGTTGGCGGTAGAATTTCAATTTTACCTTTTTTTAAGTGTAGCATTGATTTTTTTAAAAGATCATTTGTGGTATCGTCGCTGGGCAATGTATGTATTCATCTTTGGAGTTTCCTTTATAAGTCATGAGAAAGCACTTTTATTCCGTTGGTTGCCCTTATTTTTAGTTGGCATTCTGTATGTATTAAAGCAATATAGCATCATCTCATTAAAAGAATATTTCACCATTTCTATCTTTTCCTTGGGTCTCACCTACTACTTATTGGGCATCCCTAATTTAGTGGTTGCTATCTTTACTTTAATCATCGTTCATTATTTTCCTAACTACAATCCAAAGTATAGCAATTGGCTTGGAAAAATATCTTACTCCATTTATTTGATTCATTTAATTATTGGACAAGCACTCGTTAATTTTTTATCGCATACCTATCGACTTCCTTATCAAAAAATCCTCGTTATTCTCTTGGGTTATGCTGTTAGTGTAGGAGCCGCTTGGCTTCTTTATCAATGGGTTGAAAAGCCTAGCAAACAAGCTAGCAAACGAATTTATTACAAGTCCACCAAACTGTAA
- a CDS encoding T9SS type A sorting domain-containing protein, whose product MIFNKEITFFCILLTLGNYKTFAQAAFPIGGSGGDEVIDVATYHHHVILGGTFQQDLNNTWSRGGSDIFLQQYDLQGQLIWEYALGSSNNDHLKAIDCSPTGSIFSTGTFSDSLFLGRQDTFIYSNRPAVFITQHQISGQLNWVKTLQGQSLVITEDIISDVQDNSYVTGAFQDSFWVDSTHLLVGNAKNTPFVIKLDPTGNVLWAKTPETADEGSGIALALSPRNELYWAGQFKGFFACSTDSIRAHWIYNDLFLVQLDSNGTTLMQQHYGGAYNNTCTSLKWANQHLYLGGSFMGVLDIGSVRLVTAFRHFDAFVVQLNADGSPNWAVQSNTDSDCFLEDITLYQDKVLLCGHYLDSLHWQQKQHLAIEGSETFQIMMDTLGQTLSSSSWTGSGFDLIKAQAIHPSGQLISVGGFQASMSIDSLSIQASGFSSGFLVIAPLPALVNTVVSPTFQLVDITITPNPAKDSALLTCDNGDIRLWNLYNLNGQIILSGNTPHIPLSKVTAGTYSLQVVTSGGIGIEKIVVY is encoded by the coding sequence TTGATTTTTAATAAGGAAATAACATTTTTTTGTATTCTGCTAACACTTGGCAACTACAAGACCTTTGCCCAAGCTGCCTTTCCCATAGGAGGATCAGGGGGTGATGAGGTAATTGATGTAGCCACATATCATCATCACGTCATCCTTGGTGGCACCTTCCAACAAGATTTAAACAACACTTGGAGTAGAGGTGGCAGTGATATTTTTTTACAACAATATGACTTGCAAGGACAGTTAATTTGGGAATATGCTTTAGGTAGCTCTAACAATGACCACCTAAAAGCTATTGACTGCTCCCCTACAGGATCTATTTTTAGTACGGGCACCTTCAGCGATAGTCTTTTTTTAGGTAGACAAGATACGTTTATATACAGCAATCGTCCTGCTGTCTTTATAACCCAACATCAAATTTCTGGTCAATTGAATTGGGTCAAAACGCTTCAAGGACAAAGTTTAGTCATAACAGAAGATATTATTAGCGATGTACAAGACAATAGTTATGTAACAGGAGCTTTTCAGGATAGTTTTTGGGTCGATAGTACCCACTTATTAGTTGGAAATGCCAAAAACACTCCTTTTGTCATCAAATTAGATCCAACAGGGAATGTTCTCTGGGCAAAAACCCCTGAGACTGCTGATGAAGGTAGTGGTATCGCCTTGGCACTAAGCCCTCGAAACGAATTGTATTGGGCGGGTCAATTTAAAGGTTTTTTTGCTTGTTCTACGGATAGCATTAGAGCGCATTGGATTTACAATGACTTATTTTTAGTCCAGCTAGATAGTAATGGAACAACGTTAATGCAGCAACATTATGGAGGGGCTTATAACAATACTTGTACAAGCCTCAAATGGGCTAACCAACATTTGTATCTAGGTGGAAGCTTTATGGGAGTCTTGGACATTGGATCGGTTCGACTGGTGACTGCTTTTAGGCATTTTGATGCTTTTGTTGTCCAACTTAACGCAGATGGCAGCCCCAATTGGGCTGTACAAAGCAACACCGACTCAGATTGTTTTTTGGAGGACATTACTCTTTATCAAGACAAGGTACTACTTTGCGGGCATTACTTAGATTCGCTCCATTGGCAACAAAAACAGCATCTAGCAATTGAAGGGAGTGAAACCTTTCAAATTATGATGGATACCTTGGGACAAACCTTGTCTTCTAGTTCTTGGACAGGAAGTGGTTTTGATTTAATCAAAGCACAAGCAATACATCCTAGTGGGCAATTAATTTCTGTCGGTGGTTTTCAAGCGTCAATGTCAATAGACAGTTTATCCATTCAGGCAAGTGGATTTTCATCTGGTTTCTTAGTCATTGCTCCTCTGCCAGCTTTAGTAAATACGGTAGTATCTCCAACTTTTCAACTGGTTGACATAACAATTACTCCCAACCCAGCCAAAGATTCAGCTTTGTTAACCTGTGATAATGGTGACATTAGGCTTTGGAACCTGTACAACCTAAATGGTCAAATTATACTATCAGGTAATACCCCCCACATCCCTTTAAGTAAGGTAACTGCTGGCACCTATAGTCTTCAAGTCGTTACAAGTGGTGGCATTGGCATTGAAAAAATAGTTGTTTATTGA
- a CDS encoding ABC transporter ATP-binding protein, giving the protein MSEPNQKYADWPLAKRIIGLAMPYRGIFFLAATLSIILAPISILRPYLVQRTVDDCIINSNGEGLLFMISLLFGVLVLQGILYYIFSYSTSWLGQSVIRDLRTRVFDHINSLRLSYFDKTPIGTSTTRTINDVETINTVFSQGFITIIADILTLLFVLGIMLWTSWKVTLVCLITIPLLVLATYWFKEAVKKAYEVVRTQVSMMNAFLQERITGMRIVQIFNAEEKELENFKVINKKYAKANINSIFYYAIFFPTVEILSATSLGLMVWYGAKGVIGGEVTLGVLVAFPLYIGMLFRPIRILADKFNTLQMGLIVAKRIFKVLDNTNVIENSGSIVPTHLKGDVCFDNVHFSYQQDLAASEIKEWILNGVSFKIKAGETMAIVGSTGAGKSTIINILNRFYETHQGEITIDGLNIKDYELFGLRGRIAVVLQDVFLFSGSVLDNITLKAPHITREEVVEAAKMIGAHPFIEKLPNGYDYQVMERGATLSMGQRQLISFVRALVFNPDILILDEATSSIDPETESIIQYAIEKLIAKRTSIIIAHRLSTIQHADKIMVLEKGKVKEIGSHQELLQIENGHYKEMVETAYALNG; this is encoded by the coding sequence TTGAGCGAACCAAATCAAAAATATGCCGACTGGCCCCTTGCTAAACGAATCATAGGGCTAGCAATGCCTTATCGTGGGATATTTTTTCTCGCAGCAACATTGTCAATCATATTGGCTCCCATCTCTATTTTGCGCCCTTATTTGGTACAACGTACGGTAGATGATTGTATTATTAATAGCAATGGCGAAGGGCTATTGTTTATGATTAGTTTGCTATTTGGAGTTTTAGTACTTCAAGGAATTTTGTATTATATCTTCTCATACTCGACTAGTTGGTTGGGACAATCGGTTATTAGAGATTTGAGAACACGAGTTTTTGATCACATCAATAGCTTGCGTTTATCTTATTTTGACAAAACGCCAATCGGAACTTCTACAACTAGAACCATCAACGATGTAGAGACAATTAACACCGTTTTTTCACAAGGGTTTATTACAATCATTGCTGATATTCTTACCTTATTGTTTGTCTTAGGTATTATGCTTTGGACTAGTTGGAAAGTTACCTTGGTTTGTTTGATCACGATTCCACTACTTGTTTTAGCAACATACTGGTTTAAGGAGGCTGTCAAAAAAGCCTACGAAGTAGTTCGAACACAAGTATCTATGATGAATGCGTTCTTACAAGAACGCATTACAGGAATGCGAATCGTTCAAATTTTTAATGCTGAAGAGAAAGAGCTTGAAAACTTCAAAGTTATCAATAAAAAGTACGCAAAAGCCAATATCAATTCTATCTTTTACTATGCGATCTTCTTCCCTACTGTAGAAATTTTGTCTGCAACGTCTTTGGGATTGATGGTTTGGTATGGTGCCAAAGGGGTCATTGGTGGCGAAGTTACCTTAGGTGTATTGGTTGCCTTTCCTTTGTATATTGGAATGCTATTTCGTCCTATCCGAATTTTGGCTGATAAATTCAATACCTTGCAAATGGGGTTGATTGTTGCCAAACGAATTTTCAAAGTTTTGGACAATACCAATGTAATTGAAAATTCAGGAAGTATTGTTCCGACACATCTAAAAGGAGATGTCTGTTTTGATAACGTGCATTTTTCTTATCAACAAGATTTGGCTGCTTCTGAAATTAAGGAGTGGATTTTAAATGGTGTTAGTTTTAAAATCAAAGCAGGAGAAACCATGGCTATTGTCGGCAGTACTGGGGCAGGGAAATCGACTATTATTAATATATTGAATCGTTTTTACGAAACCCATCAAGGTGAAATTACGATTGATGGGCTCAATATCAAAGATTATGAACTGTTTGGTTTGCGTGGGCGAATTGCTGTTGTTCTGCAAGATGTGTTTTTATTTTCAGGTTCGGTTCTAGATAACATCACATTAAAAGCACCACATATTACTAGAGAAGAAGTTGTCGAGGCAGCTAAGATGATTGGGGCACATCCTTTTATTGAAAAACTGCCCAATGGTTATGACTATCAAGTTATGGAACGAGGGGCTACGCTTTCGATGGGACAACGCCAACTGATCTCTTTTGTTCGAGCATTGGTTTTTAATCCCGATATTTTGATTTTGGACGAAGCAACCTCCTCTATTGATCCTGAAACAGAAAGTATTATTCAATATGCTATCGAAAAATTAATCGCCAAACGTACGTCGATTATTATTGCGCACCGCCTATCTACCATTCAACATGCCGATAAAATTATGGTATTGGAAAAAGGAAAGGTAAAAGAAATTGGATCACACCAAGAGTTGTTACAAATAGAAAATGGTCATTATAAAGAAATGGTTGAAACTGCCTATGCTTTGAATGGTTAA
- a CDS encoding cytochrome c maturation protein CcmE, with amino-acid sequence MKKTHIIGLIAIAIAIASLIAIAGDASTYTDFATALENPNAVHQVVGHLSIDKEVVYNPEADANSFTFFMKDEKGKEMKVLCQKEKPAEFERSEQIVLKGQMKGDLFVAHDILLKCPSKYQDEKLQNENIIYGDA; translated from the coding sequence ATGAAAAAAACGCATATTATAGGATTAATTGCAATCGCAATTGCAATCGCTTCATTAATTGCGATTGCAGGAGACGCAAGTACTTATACTGATTTTGCTACTGCACTAGAAAATCCGAATGCAGTACACCAGGTTGTTGGACATTTATCAATAGATAAAGAAGTTGTATACAACCCCGAAGCAGACGCTAATTCGTTTACTTTTTTTATGAAAGATGAGAAAGGTAAAGAAATGAAGGTACTTTGCCAAAAAGAAAAACCAGCAGAATTTGAACGCTCTGAACAAATTGTTCTAAAAGGACAGATGAAAGGCGATTTATTTGTCGCTCATGATATCTTGCTAAAGTGTCCGTCCAAGTATCAAGATGAAAAGCTCCAGAACGAAAATATTATCTACGGAGATGCTTAA
- a CDS encoding T9SS type A sorting domain-containing protein, whose amino-acid sequence MRFPLIIIWCVAFSHSLFGQARSLLNSDFETPVIGTANSFFLFQDSLVDGWSTTASSNLIEFWRNAHNGVTAASGQQHIEMNATEPADLYFDVCMFDNESLNWSFYHRGRSGIDSARLLIGPPNAEVEIIRFGTNNTSWIQYAGSYTNTHGNASIRFKLQPLHTASNNLTIGNFIDKVEVTGLAPLVEFEQIQYNDTENSGGNIPKLLVNGAIPSGGLSIDLVITGGNAQLGLDYNHTQRFIIPEGIYDGTSNTALSIQSNLSISDDNLNEPDETIEISLANPQGNLLINDANCNGQINRVTTYTILDDDATLPIELSSFEASSDCQQTLLQWSTTSELNNNYFKIEHSLDGSSWATIGKILGQGNSTQTQYYQYMHSQVFSQSYYRLTQIDFDGSFSHSPIVSRAAPNCNLNTNIALYPNPVIKQNMVHLAINTASISPLQVKVIDVCGRTLFKEKVDSHHHLLSTQNLPSGVYQVVIETTNSHFIRRLIIQ is encoded by the coding sequence ATGAGATTTCCCCTAATAATAATATGGTGTGTTGCTTTCAGCCACAGTCTATTCGGACAAGCACGTTCTTTATTAAATTCGGATTTTGAAACACCTGTCATTGGTACCGCCAACAGTTTCTTTCTTTTTCAGGACTCATTGGTAGATGGTTGGAGCACAACCGCTAGTTCTAACTTAATAGAGTTTTGGCGAAATGCTCACAATGGGGTTACTGCTGCAAGTGGTCAACAGCACATCGAAATGAATGCAACCGAGCCCGCAGATTTGTATTTCGATGTTTGTATGTTTGATAATGAATCCCTAAACTGGTCTTTTTATCATAGGGGAAGGTCAGGAATAGACAGTGCCCGTTTATTAATTGGTCCGCCCAATGCCGAGGTAGAAATCATCCGATTTGGAACCAACAATACGAGCTGGATACAATATGCAGGTAGTTATACCAATACACATGGAAACGCTAGCATTCGTTTTAAGCTTCAACCTCTTCATACTGCTTCTAATAACTTGACAATAGGAAATTTTATTGACAAAGTAGAAGTTACGGGATTGGCTCCTCTAGTAGAGTTTGAGCAAATTCAATATAACGATACCGAAAATAGCGGTGGCAATATCCCAAAACTTCTGGTCAATGGTGCCATACCATCTGGGGGCTTATCTATTGATTTGGTGATAACAGGAGGAAATGCACAATTGGGTTTGGATTATAATCATACACAACGGTTTATAATCCCCGAAGGTATTTACGATGGGACATCCAACACAGCTCTTAGTATTCAAAGTAATTTGAGTATCAGTGATGATAACCTAAACGAACCTGATGAAACTATCGAAATTTCGCTTGCCAATCCACAAGGGAACTTGCTAATTAACGATGCTAACTGCAATGGGCAAATTAATCGCGTAACGACTTATACCATTCTTGATGATGATGCTACCTTGCCAATAGAACTTTCTTCTTTTGAAGCGTCAAGCGACTGCCAACAAACGCTATTACAATGGAGTACTACGTCTGAACTAAACAATAACTATTTTAAAATAGAACATAGTCTGGATGGAAGCAGCTGGGCAACAATAGGCAAAATACTTGGTCAAGGGAATAGCACCCAAACTCAATATTATCAATATATGCATTCGCAAGTATTTAGTCAAAGTTACTATAGACTTACTCAAATTGATTTTGATGGAAGTTTTAGCCATTCTCCCATTGTTTCAAGAGCTGCTCCTAATTGTAACTTAAATACCAATATAGCCCTTTATCCTAATCCTGTTATAAAACAAAATATGGTACATCTAGCCATCAACACGGCATCAATAAGTCCTTTACAAGTAAAAGTAATTGATGTTTGTGGGCGAACATTATTTAAAGAAAAAGTAGACTCCCATCACCATCTACTCAGTACCCAAAACTTGCCTTCGGGAGTTTATCAAGTTGTTATTGAAACTACCAATAGTCATTTTATCCGTCGATTAATCATTCAATAG